The sequence GCCTTCAGACAGTAGGAAGTCTAAAACTGCAACAAAGTTAAAGAGGATGTACAAAGAATTCACTTATATCTACTGTGGTGTTAAAAGATACACTAAAAGAAGCTGTTTTCATAGAAAAGCTGATGATATTGTTTGTGCTCTTCTTGCTGCTGCAGCAGCTGTTGTAGCTAAATCCAAATCCCAAAATGGAGCTAACGCAAATGCACCAAATGATGCTGCGACAACTGCTGGTATACAAACTGTGGATGCTCCACAGGCTTCAGAGATTGCCATCACCCAACCCACTTGTTCACAACCAGAAACTATAGAGCAGGTAACATTATATAACACAttaattaattacattaattttgtAACTTAATCTATCAAATACTTCCATTTACATGTAGGtgcctccacctccacctccactcACAAGGCTGGATAAGCTACTGCATAACGAAGAGCAACTTCGAGTGTGGACCCAATGCAAAGAGCTAGTTCTAGTACAACATTAAAGTTGACAggatttatgaattttttttttactctGGGCTTTAAAGCAcaaaagaagaaatagagattAAATTATATTGTCTTTTGTGGATGAATTTGATAAATGTAATCCGATGTGTTTTGATGTTGTTTTGTGGCTGAAGTTTGTGTCAGTGGTTATTTATGTCTTTTGTAATGTCTTATATAAGGCTGTATTTTAGAACCTTTTAAATAgtctttttgttttgtgtctgtAATGATGATACTCTAGACATCATTCTTGGTTTATCATGAGTTAAAATGCTCACTATCATGACTATGGTTGACCTATGAGATCAGATTCAAAGTTTATTATTATACCTTATTTTGCAATTTAGAGATTTAGTATATATATGACAAGTTGGTTCATTAGTTTTAAGTGCAGATTTGTAAAATACTTAATCAGTCTCTTGTTTATCATTGTATTTACCATTTTATTTTACAGGTTTAGTAACTTCTAATTTACAGAATCGTACATATTTATAATAGGACAATttacatatttaaaatatttggaAGAAAATATTACGCAATTACAACTTTTTAAAATACTAGACACAATTATAACtttcttaattatatataaaCCGCGATACCGTGCCGCGGATTAGAATGGCACGATTTACATTGAATTTGGCTTGTGCATAAACTGCTACATCCTGTAGGAGTTTATATTAACTTTTGTAAACACAGAATCCGCTACACTCTGTAGCGGTTTCTGAAGGAATGACGTCGACAAAGAAACCGCGATACCCTGTAGCGATTTCTTCTTCTCCCAAGCATTGTCTCTTACTTTAGCAAATATGTAAATGAATGATGAATGTGAGCTCTTACTAATAGAGCTCTTAACAATCCCAAGTTTTATTTTGTATTGGGCTTTGTAAAATTTGTAATTATAATTATGATATAATatgtttattattaaaatttttgcatAATATGAATTATGATCTTTTTTTCAATTgtacttgtttatttattattcttaatgttttttattaatatatgtaCTTTTTAATCttatgattttctttattatatttttaataaatagtatatttattttatttatgttattttttatttttatactttcTTTCATGATATTAAAAATTCTTTTAAAAGTTTACATTACCATGTAACCACAAAATTACTAAAAATTGGCAACTTGGTGATTagaattaatattttatataaatattaattCTAGTTATCAATTTTTAGTGACTTTATGATGGCTATATGAccatatgaatttttgaaaaaatttaaaatattacagtttgtttttcttttataagATATTAAAAAAATCATGATAGTCATAAGAAATTAAATCATAATAAAATTTGATATTTAAAAGTAATAAATACTAAGGTAATAATGAATATTAAtcaaaaagtaaattaaataagaaaaactaTCNNNNNNNNNNNNNNNNNNNNNNNNNNNNNNNNNNNNNNNNNNNNNNNNNNNNNNNNNNNNNNNNNNNNNNNNNNNNNNNNNNNNNNNNNNNNNNNNNNNNNNNNNNNNNNNNNNNNNNNNNNNNNNNNNNNNNNNNNNNNNNNNNNNNNNNNNNNNNNNNNNNNNNNNNNNNNNNNNNNNNNNNNNNNNNNNNNNNNNNNNNNNNNNNNNNNNNNNNNNNNNNNNNNNNNNNNNNNNNNNNNNNNNNNNNNNNNNNNNNNNNNNNNNNNNNNNNNNNNNNNNNNNNNNNNNNNNNNNNNNNNNNNNNNNNNNNNNNNNNNNNNNNNNNNNNNNNNNNNNNNNNNNNNNNNNNNNNNNNNNNNNNNNNNNNNNNNNNNNNNNNNNNNNNNNNNNNNNNNNNNNNNNNNNNNNNNNNNNNNNNNNNNNNNNNNNNNNNNNNNNNNNNNNNNNNNNNNNNNNNNNNNNNNNNNNNNNNNNNNNNNNNNNNNNNNNNNNNNNNNNNNNNNNNNNNNNNNNNNNNNNNNNNNNNNNNNNNNNNNNNNNNNNNNNNNNNNNNNNNNNNNNNNNNNNNNNNNNNNNNNNNNNNNNNNNNNNNNNNNNNNNNNNNgaaaatttttttaaattttataatatcaaacaaaaaaaatattctataattttatatAGTAGTAttagtactctttaatttagtattattttaaactataaattttcattatttataattctattgttacttataattagtttttcatttaatttatcctttttgatagaatcataattcatatcaaaattttgataataaacgTATTATTATATCATAATTATAATTACAAATTTTACAAAGgcgaaaacaaattaaaacttgGAATTATTAAGAGCTCTATTAGTCTATTATTAAGAGCTCACATTCATCattcatttgcatatttgttaaAGTAAGAGATAATGTTTGGGAGAAAAAGAAGCCGCGACAGGATATGGCAATTTTTTCATGAGTGAATACCCCatccggcccctgacaattatctcgaaaggacaacgaggcccccaagaaaaaaaaacaccaaatCCGGTCCCTGATAATTTTTTTGGGACAGATTAGCCCCTGtgctaaaaaaaataacattaattttttttttggcacaggggcctcgttgtcctttcgaagtaattgtcagggaccgggttgggtttttttttgtcaggggccgAATTGGGattttttttgtcaggggcctcgttgtcctttcgaagtaattgtcagggaCCGGGTTGGGTTTTTTTTTGTCAAGGACCGAATTGGGattttttttgtcaggggcctcgttgtctttcgaggtaattgtcaggggctgatttgggtttttctcttttttcattgaCGCCATTCCTTCAGAACCCGCTAAAGGGTGTAGTGGATTCTGTGTTTACAAAAGTCAATATAAACTGCTACAGGGTGTAGCAGTTTATGCATAGGCCAAATTATAGGATGTAGTGGTTTACGTGCAATTCTAATCCGTGGCAGGGTGTCGCGGTTTACATTTAATTAAAAAGTTGTAATTGCGTTTGGTATTTTAAAAAGTTGTAATTACGTAACGTTTTCTTCCAAATGTTTTAAATATGTAAATTGCCCTTTATAATATCCTCAGTGAATTTGCAAGTTTAGTCACAACTTACAATTTACAAAACAGATttctattgaaaaaaaaaacataattgtaaggacattaattaaattttattcatcatTTTTCTACATCCAAACCATAGTCAATGATTACAACTataaacaaaacaagaaaaaaattcaaaatattattCCATACTTTTAAAATCTTAATTTCAGTTTTTATTGCACCAATTCTCCAACCCACATCCATCTTCTAGGGGTGTACATGGTCCGACCCGACGCGAAGACCCGGTCCggccccgaacactttaggggctaatttagtgtgatttcatcgggtctagggtcgggtaagggtttCAAAAATAGACCTAGTCATTATTTCGGATCAGGTCCGAGCCATAGCTTGGGTCCCCCGaactcggcccggtggcccggtcatcatacacaattaatattttgtgttattagtgatggattatggctattcttatgtagaATTTAAAAATTGTAAACCTTAatgttttgtgttattagtcattataagattataagttaatgttttatgtttaaaatgcataagactttagactactgcataatattgtgttatttgtattgatttaaatatttggtgttattagacaaaattagtattgattatagttatgctttaattttagagaagggttggttcttgttatattttttaagtgaattttactatgtgaattgtgaaataatggttggagattaggtgatttttacatgctaaagacccggttttcacccgatttttaccAGGTTTTCACCCGGCCCAAAAGTGCGTAGGTTTCATCGAGTCTAGAATCGGGTTAGGGTCTAAAAATTAGGTTCGGTCTATATTTTGGGTCGGGTATGGATTAAGCCAAACCCGATGTGGCCCGTCCCATGTACACCCCCTACTATCTTCCAATGCtcaatattattttcattttcatttcttcaaaGGCATATCTTCTTATTCCTCACCATTTGTCACCATTTGTCCACACAAAAGTCTACATAATCTTTTTTCAGTCACAACAAGAACCACAAAATAAATTAAGTATCTATCCAAAAAAGAAAAGGTAAATTCAAGAAAGAAGCAATTCAAGAACTTACTTATAGTTTGGGTATCCAAAAAATGATCTCTCTAGATTTACTTCTATTTGAACAAAACGCATCCACAACCACACCATTATAAAACTTTTTTAGTTCTACTTCGATTTAAATTCTTTTCCAAATTTCTATGTGAACGAGACCTGTTGTGTTGCAGCTTTTGAAACATTGACGAGTACTCTCTGCCATCTTTTCTAACACCCCAACAATAATTTTAATTTGAGACTTTGGCacttattaaaattttatgtttattaAAAGGGATTAAATTAAACCTAAGCTAATTTTTTTCATATTAGTACAGTCTTATCCACCCACATAATGATTCATGTATCATTTAACATTTTAGATAAGCATTCTGTTAGTGAAAATTAACAAAAATGCTAACGTGAATTACTTATTAAAAATTAGAAATTCAAATGGAGTCAATTAGAATTTTAAAAGACCGATTTAAAGCTAGTTACAAATTTCAGGATTATTTTGAGTATTAATTGGAACATGTCACAGGGTCAAAAAAGGAAAATTAGCTTCATTTTCATATTACATTAGCAAATTACAAAAACTATCGGGCACTGCCACTTGGTTATTTTCGATCCTTCCCAGGCTCCGACTTCTTTGATCGAAAGCTCGTCAGTTCTGAATCCATGGAAGCCCTTCCCACGGTTCACAACAGCCACCAATCTCTCTGCTCTTCATTTCACTACTCTTCCCCCTCCCCAACACAATCCACCTGTTGTTCTCTCCTTCGCACACCACTTTCTCCGCCCTCCTCATCATCGCCTCCATCTTCTTCTATCAGAGCCTCTTCTTCCTCTCATTCTAATTCTTTACCGTCACCTCCTTCCTCCGATCCTCCTCAACAAAATTTCCAATACTTAGTTCCCTCCCTCGCCACCGTAACTGCAGCATCGGCGTTTTTGTTTCTAGGGTTTTGTCGAAACGGTTTCGTCAACAAGCCAGTAACACTAACTACCACGCTCTCCTCGATCGAAACAATTCCGGAATCGTTGGATTTGGATGGCAAGAACTATCTTGATGAGATCTTTGGTGGCAAGCCGTACCACGTTCAATCCACTCTGCACTTGAAGCTGAAGGAGAGAATCCCCGTTGTTCATGGCTTCAACAAAGCAAAGACCGATGACGACGATGCCTGGCAAGTACTGAAGGCGCATGTGTTTAGCTGCAGCGAGCAGTTGGAGATAGTGAGGGTTGGATTCGAGGAGATATTGGACAATGAAAGGGATTTAAGCAAGGCGAGTCAAGACTGTGTTCTTGAGTATCTGGAGAAACTTGACAAGTACATAGTGATGTTGAAGGGTATTAAGTTGGCCATGGAGAAGTGTGAGAGGGAGAATGGAAATGTTAAGTATTATCTTAGGTTGTGGAGCAAGCTCGTTGAGGAAATTAGGGTCTTCGAGGGAAACATGGTTGGTGCTTTGAAGCAGCTCAAGGAACTTGAGCAAGAGTAAGAACAATTTCCTCCAAGGCTCATAGCTATTTACCCTTTGTGGCTTTGTCTCCTATTTCAAATGCAAAGTATTGGtttattaaatattaactatTGTAATTAGAAGCACTAAGCCTCTAGGACTCGTCTTGAGGGATTTGGATAGTACGCATGAGTATCTAGGTTGAAATTTCATAGCCATAGTGTAACCAAAAAAAGAATTAGAAGCTCTTTGAGCAAGCATGGGCAAGCATATATGTGCGTATATATATAGTTAAGAACTGAATTGATGTACCAGTAATTTGATCCTAGAGGTTTTATAATGCAGTATCTTGGTGGTTATAATATGCCTTATTACTTTTGCTTTGAGTTTAATTTTGCTTGGATTGTTAAGTTAGTTAATTCAGGCATAGGCTTTTGAGAACTTAGCTTTGCCATAGTTGATGAGTTTTGCCAATTATGCATTTCTTGAAATTGGTATGCCTTTATAGATTCTAAATAATTTGCTCCATGTTTCTGATTTTTACATTTTGAGGAGTGTATGAAGCAGATTACTCATTGTTATTGCAGATGATCTGGGACCACTTTTCATAGCTTTTTTCGTTTCTCAGCAACTCGGTTGTTCTGTGGCTAGTTGATAGATGAATCATTCCTTACTAGGAACCCTATGAAATCCATGTGGAATTTTTTTGCAATAGAAATCTAGGTGAAGCATTTTTCTGGTTTTTTATTTGCTTGTAATGAAATCTCAAGCACAGAATCAACTTCTGTGTAAGTGAATTTGTGACTCTAATTTCCTATGGATAATAGTGTTTGCAGTTGtgtattaattaaattagttagtttGTTATTTGGGTCAGTTAGTAGTTTAGTCCTAGCAGGAAGGTTAGTTTTCCATGTAAATATACACACAGTTTCTGGAATGTTGGAATATCAATAAGAGTTTGCATTTCTCTCATTCACTATTTTACCTGAATCTCTATTCCTTGATAAATAGCTATATCctttttcttttacatttgtaTTGCAGCATTTAACTGCTTAAATCCTTtatggccttactacaggttgttCAATAGAGTTTAAGTGTACAATATCCATTTATTAGTTGGCAATGTTAATATTACTAATCAATTCAGTTTTCAAAACCTTGGAATTAGATAATGGGATTCTATGTTCATGATAAATTAATTTCATAATAAACTTCATTGCTGagatttttaatagattttatgaaATTAATATACAAATTGGAAAGTGAAAGACAATATTTGAGGTGAAAGTCAAAAACTTGTTTTAAGGCATTATTATATTCAATGACCAAATAATGTTATTGCGGTTAATAACATCTAGTTTCTTGTAACTTAATGTTTTAGGAGTTATATTGATTAAATTTTATAACTCGTTACAACTTTAAAGTATCATATACGAAACCCGTTTTCGTTGATATTTGGGTTACAACTAAGAAGCTTAGATTCATCAATTGTGTTGCTAATAATTCAAAATGGCTTCTAAACTTTACAAAGATGCCTCCAATGGTGATGAGGCAACAACAAAGCCTGTTCACTTCTTCAAGATCCTGCTCCCGAGGACCATTTTAGATGGAAAAATTGTAAGCAAGTCTATTATGGTATATTAAAAGAGAAACCAAGCTAATTTACAATTGTTTTTAGACATTATTTGATATCGTGCTCAGGTGCCTCAtcacattttttctttttaatcaaaAGTGGCATAGCCTAACTTTTCTCTTTATATTGTATCTTAGGTAGCGTTTGAAAGAGAGATAGAGactgagacagaaattgaaataaatctcaatattatatttgatataaaatgggagatagagattgaaataagaatgaagctctaatttaatttacacaaaaagtaaaattagaatttattaattgaaatgagagtattttaggtataaaatattattaaaattttagtttttatctccaaaaatttcagtctcctgtgtccccactttttgaaggtactgaaattttggggacagagactgaaattttagtgccagtatctaaaccaacaaatatgaTTCTGAGTTCCAATCTTCTAGTCTCTGTCCCAATACTTCAAAACAAACGTTACCTTAAggttctttttagtttttacctTTCTAATGTAGAACCAACACACTAGAACAGAACACGAACAAAATTATTAaacaattttaaatataatactaCAAATCTTGTGGACGTTAATCGAGTATATATAGTTTCTTGGCAAGATCAATTTCTATCAACTTCATACTCACTAGCATAATGCCACATATTCAATTTGTTTTTGACATTTTGCCTGAACTTTATCAAGTGTTTTTGATAAAGTTATTGATGTATACAATTAAACTTGAGTTTATTAGTACACACTATGTCTATGATATATTCATATTTAATTTGAATCTATATGATAGATGATTCCTAGAAAGTTTGTAAGGGAATATGGAGAACGCTTGTCCAACAAAGTTGTTCTAAAGCTTCCAAATGGCACAAAATGGGAGGTATATTTGGAGAAACATGATGGAAGAATTTGGTTACAAAATGGTTGGAAAGAGTTTGTGGAGCATCACTCTCTACGGTTTGGGGATCTATTGGTTTTTAGATTTGATGGAACATCTCATTTTAATGTGTTCATATGTGATATGAGTGCCACGGAAATAGACTACCCCTTCAAGAATAAATATGGTAAAAGGGCCAACACTAGTGATGAGGAACTTCTTCCTCGTAAAACCAAGAGAACAAATGCAAACAACAAAGATGGGGGTACTTCTAATATTCAAGACAATACCATTTCCATTTGTGTTTTATCCTTATTTAATTCTTAGATGaaatttttataacttcttgtgtttaatttgtttcttttttttctaggTAAGTTGAAGAATCCAAGGGAAGGAAAGATGTCCAATGACTTGCTTTCTAAAACTAAGCCATCGggttttggaaaatttgaaacTACAGAAGTTGCGAAAAATACTTCCTTCACGGTTATGATAAAACCAAACAGAGGATTATATCGCATGGTATGTTCAATATTCTATACAGTAAACACCCAAATCAATGACTAAAAAATATTAGATCGGtcattttagtttttatttaaatattttctaaaaatccTCGAAAATGACTATAGTCGGATAGGTTAGTTCCTTCTTTActttcaattaaatttttaatacgtGTATTGGATAAATAATTCTTAACAAATTTTACTATAAAACAATTAAGTAAAGAGAAACTCTTAGGAATCAAATAAGTACAAATTATATTGATTTATATATacaaattttgataaatatatgTTTAAATTATATGTTTTTTGCATGCAACATTCTTATAAATATGGGTACAAATATTGTTAGCCAAGTACTAGttaaaaatgataatatttgctGGATGGCCATGTAGTTAGGACTAGAACTGAGTCaagctagaccaagctcaagctcaaCTCACAAAATTTGAGCTTGACTTAcgactcgactcattaacaatcgagtcTATTTCTTAAACTCAAGTTCGGCTTACCGAAAGCTCACGAGTTGGTTCGAGCTCACGAGTTGGGTCAAATAATaggaacataatctataattttatatcaataaattataacttatatattttaaaNNNNNNNNNNNNNNNNN is a genomic window of Arachis ipaensis cultivar K30076 chromosome B06, Araip1.1, whole genome shotgun sequence containing:
- the LOC107605311 gene encoding uncharacterized protein LOC107605311 isoform X2; protein product: MEALPTVHNSHQSLCSSFHYSSPSPTQSTCCSLLRTPLSPPSSSSPPSSSIRASSSSHSNSLPSPPSSDPPQQNFQYLVPSLATVTAASAFLFLGFCRNGFVNKPVTLTTTLSSIETIPESLDLDGKNYLDEIFGGKPYHVQSTLHLKLKERIPVVHGFNKAKTDDDDAWQVLKAHVFSCSEQLEIVRVGFEEILDNERDLSKASQDCVLEYLEKLDKYIVMLKGIKLAMEKCERENGNVKYYLRLWSKLVEEIRVFEGNMVGALKQLKELEQE
- the LOC107605311 gene encoding uncharacterized protein LOC107605311 isoform X1; translated protein: MEALPTVHNSHQSLCSSFHYSSPSPTQSTCCSLLRTPLSPPSSSSPPSSSIRASSSSHSNSLPSPPSSDPPQQNFQYLVPSLATVTAASAFLFLGFCRNGFVNKPVTLTTTLSSIETIPESLDLDGKNYLDEIFGGKPYHVQSTLHLKLKERIPVVHGFNKAKTDDDDAWQVLKAHVFSCSEQLEIVRVGFEEILDNERDLSKASQDCVLEYLEKLDKYIVMLKGIKLAMEKCERENGNVKYYLRLWSKLVEEIRVFEGNMVGALKQLKELEQE
- the LOC110263840 gene encoding B3 domain-containing transcription factor VRN1-like codes for the protein MASKLYKDASNGDEATTKPVHFFKILLPRTILDGKIVSKSIMMIPRKFVREYGERLSNKVVLKLPNGTKWEVYLEKHDGRIWLQNGWKEFVEHHSLRFGDLLVFRFDGTSHFNVFICDMSATEIDYPFKNKYGKRANTSDEELLPRKTKRTNANNKDGGKLKNPREGKMSNDLLSKTKPSGFGKFETTEVAKNTSFTVMIKPNRGLYRMWLPMGFLKDYIKPGKQTVTLLVGERSSKVRLIYYQKHSTSCLTAGWTRFARESDLEIGDACSFELLASDCEDIVMKVSIFKHSTTEP